Proteins from a genomic interval of Neisseria arctica:
- a CDS encoding anaerobic C4-dicarboxylate transporter: MDFSVCLQLAVLLAAIFLGVRLGGLAIGYTGGLGVAVLALALGMEPGKVPYDVILIIMSVISAIAALQLAGGLDYLVRSAERILRKNPKNINFLAPTVTYFLTILAGTGHTAFSMMPVIVEVAKGENIRPCAPLSIAVVASQIAITASPVSAAVVFMSGVLEPLGVSYPKLLLIWLVTTYAACMLVALLINLFGNLDLSQSKAYQQRLAAGLIQENNIPGERLPLPAGARKSVWIFFGGVVAVVMYACAISPAVGLIEKPVLPRDGAIISFMMIIATLVVMSCKLDTGKLLEMSTFKSGMAACICVLGVAWLGDTFVSGHLDAVKETASELVGSYPWLLAVALFFASMLLYSQAATAKAIIPAVILALGITPENNGQVYILVASFAAVSALFVLPTYPTLLGAVQMDDTGSTRIGRFVFNHSFLIPGILAIVFAVALGFLLAPLVL; encoded by the coding sequence ATGGATTTTTCTGTATGTTTACAGCTGGCAGTATTGCTGGCGGCAATCTTTTTAGGTGTTAGGCTGGGGGGCTTGGCGATCGGTTATACCGGCGGTTTAGGCGTAGCTGTATTGGCTTTGGCTTTGGGAATGGAGCCGGGTAAGGTTCCGTATGATGTAATTTTAATTATTATGTCGGTTATTTCAGCAATCGCCGCCTTGCAGCTTGCAGGAGGGCTGGATTACTTGGTACGTTCGGCAGAGCGCATTTTACGTAAGAATCCCAAAAATATTAATTTCTTAGCGCCTACGGTTACTTATTTTCTGACTATTCTGGCCGGTACGGGGCACACGGCTTTTTCAATGATGCCCGTTATAGTGGAAGTGGCCAAAGGAGAAAATATCCGCCCCTGTGCGCCTTTGAGTATTGCTGTCGTAGCCTCTCAGATTGCGATTACGGCTTCGCCTGTAAGTGCCGCCGTGGTTTTTATGAGCGGTGTACTTGAACCGTTGGGAGTAAGTTATCCCAAGCTGTTATTGATATGGCTGGTAACGACTTATGCAGCCTGTATGTTGGTGGCATTGCTGATTAATTTGTTCGGCAATCTAGATTTGTCTCAGAGTAAGGCTTATCAGCAGCGTTTGGCTGCCGGTTTGATTCAGGAAAATAATATACCGGGGGAGCGATTGCCATTACCGGCAGGCGCCCGCAAATCCGTGTGGATCTTTTTCGGTGGCGTAGTTGCCGTGGTTATGTATGCTTGTGCTATTTCTCCTGCGGTGGGTTTGATAGAAAAACCGGTGCTGCCGCGTGACGGAGCGATTATCAGCTTTATGATGATTATTGCAACATTGGTTGTGATGAGCTGTAAATTGGATACGGGCAAACTGCTGGAGATGAGTACATTTAAATCGGGGATGGCAGCCTGTATCTGTGTTTTGGGGGTGGCATGGTTAGGTGATACTTTCGTGAGCGGCCATTTGGATGCTGTTAAAGAAACGGCCTCGGAGCTTGTGGGCAGCTATCCGTGGCTGTTGGCTGTGGCTTTGTTTTTTGCCAGTATGCTCTTGTACTCACAGGCCGCAACCGCTAAGGCAATTATACCGGCGGTTATTTTGGCTTTGGGCATTACGCCTGAAAACAATGGACAGGTTTATATTTTAGTTGCCAGTTTTGCCGCCGTATCGGCTCTGTTTGTTTTGCCTACTTATCCGACATTGCTTGGGGCAGTGCAGATGGATGATACCGGCAGTACACGTATCGGGCGGTTTGTATTCAACCATTCGTTTTTGATTCCAGGCATTTTAGCCATTGTTTTTGCCGTTGCGCTAGGCTTTTTGCTGGCACCTTTGGTGTTGTAA